A window of the Butyricimonas virosa genome harbors these coding sequences:
- a CDS encoding MATE family efflux transporter produces MTDTRDTTPLVLGTEKIGKLLMQYAIPAIIAMTASSLYNMVDSIFIGHGVGPLAIAGLAITFPFMNLAAAFGSLVGVGASTLVAIKLGQKDKESATHVLGNVVMLNGIIGLVFMTVALLFLDPILLFFGASPDTLPYAREYMQVILAGNLVTHIYMGLNEVLRASGYPQKAMAATLTAVIVNCGLDALFIMGFGWGIRGAALATITAQIIALGFELHHFSRKKSFLHFQKGIFGLKRQIVGGMLAIGLSPFLMNLCACFVVILINKSLKTYGGDLAIGAYGIVNRIVFLFIMIVMGFNQGMQPIAGYNFGARLFDRLIQVLKYTVFCGVAVTTVGFLAGQIFPRSLICLFTSDETLTNIAVEGLRIVLIFFPVVGFQMVTSSFFQSIGMAKKAIFLSLTRQLLFLIPSLLVFPSIWGTVGVWMSMPVADCIATIVAACMLRWQLKRLKA; encoded by the coding sequence ATGACTGATACGAGAGATACGACACCTTTGGTTTTAGGTACCGAGAAGATCGGAAAATTATTGATGCAATACGCTATCCCGGCGATTATTGCCATGACGGCCTCTTCACTTTATAATATGGTGGATAGTATATTTATTGGTCATGGCGTGGGACCATTGGCGATTGCGGGGTTGGCCATTACATTTCCGTTTATGAATCTGGCAGCAGCTTTCGGGTCGTTGGTGGGAGTGGGAGCCTCAACGTTGGTTGCTATTAAATTAGGACAGAAAGACAAGGAGAGTGCTACCCATGTTTTGGGAAACGTAGTGATGCTGAACGGGATAATCGGGTTGGTATTTATGACCGTGGCGTTGCTGTTTCTTGATCCGATATTACTCTTTTTCGGGGCAAGTCCGGACACGTTACCTTATGCAAGAGAGTATATGCAGGTGATTTTGGCGGGGAATCTCGTCACGCATATTTACATGGGATTGAACGAGGTGTTGAGAGCTTCGGGCTATCCGCAGAAAGCAATGGCTGCCACGTTGACGGCCGTTATCGTGAACTGCGGGTTGGATGCCTTGTTTATCATGGGATTTGGTTGGGGTATCCGGGGGGCGGCATTGGCAACCATTACGGCACAGATTATCGCTTTGGGATTTGAGTTACACCACTTTTCCCGTAAAAAAAGTTTTTTGCATTTCCAGAAAGGAATATTCGGACTGAAACGTCAAATCGTGGGGGGAATGCTGGCAATCGGGTTATCTCCGTTTTTGATGAATTTGTGTGCCTGTTTTGTGGTGATCCTGATTAACAAAAGCTTGAAAACGTATGGAGGGGATTTGGCAATCGGGGCGTACGGGATTGTGAACCGGATTGTATTTTTGTTTATCATGATCGTGATGGGTTTTAACCAAGGAATGCAACCCATAGCGGGGTATAACTTCGGGGCCCGACTGTTCGATCGTTTGATTCAGGTATTGAAATACACCGTCTTTTGCGGGGTGGCGGTTACGACAGTCGGTTTTTTGGCCGGACAGATCTTTCCCCGATCGTTAATTTGTCTTTTCACGTCGGATGAAACATTAACTAATATAGCGGTGGAAGGTTTGCGAATCGTGTTGATCTTTTTCCCCGTTGTCGGTTTCCAGATGGTGACATCCAGTTTCTTCCAATCTATCGGGATGGCTAAGAAGGCCATCTTTTTGTCGTTGACCCGGCAGTTGTTGTTCTTGATTCCATCGTTATTGGTGTTTCCTTCTATTTGGGGAACGGTTGGAGTTTGGATGAGTATGCCGGTTGCAGATTGTATCGCAACGATTGTTGCCGCTTGTATGTTGAGATGGCAACTGAAACGTCTGAAAGCGTGA
- the ispG gene encoding (E)-4-hydroxy-3-methylbut-2-enyl-diphosphate synthase, with protein sequence MKRRSTKQVKIGEIYIGSEYPVLVQSMLNTDTMNTEACVEQAIRIIEAGGKLVRITAPGVKEARNLENIHAELRRRGYTTPLSADIHFNPEAAIEAAKHVEKVRINPGNFVDKRATFKTLTYTDEEYAAELERLREKFSAFLNVCREYGTAVRIGTNHGSLSDRIMSRYGNTPAGMVEATMEYLRVCRDEKFDDVVISLKSSDCRVMVEAVRLLVKEMEKEGMDYPLHLGVTEAGEGEDGRIRSAVGIGTLLNEGLGDTIRVSLTEEPEQEIPVANLLNEICCLQDLKTEPMHLEGRYSHPVIIADISKVECLDEAVMAGLDFHVATENDPVYGDMLKGGMRAPEMIYTEALGPELTKLPDSVTVVVPFDSLDIAHVYNRKAVALIDAKDFVRLSKPVEGDSIFVEVRDGEMINTELAGKLEREKNAIVVLKPDHPSCALFRLYLGELKRLGIMNRVIVRATLDESDSNRLSLWMAAHLGGIFLDRLVYGLWLSCPGIPDMFYGVHLSQDILQSAGVRRYKTEFISCPGCGRTLYNLQESVAKVKKAFAHLSRLKIAVMGCVVNGPGEMGDADYGYVGAGNGKVNLFRGKEMVRVAVPEEEAIEALKQLIKENGDWND encoded by the coding sequence ATGAAGCGTCGATCTACGAAACAAGTTAAGATTGGAGAAATATATATTGGATCAGAGTATCCAGTCTTGGTACAATCTATGTTAAATACCGATACGATGAATACGGAGGCTTGCGTGGAACAAGCGATACGGATTATTGAGGCGGGAGGTAAGTTGGTGAGGATTACGGCTCCCGGGGTGAAGGAGGCTAGGAATCTGGAGAATATTCACGCGGAGTTACGTCGAAGAGGTTACACGACACCGCTTTCTGCGGATATTCACTTTAATCCGGAGGCGGCGATCGAGGCTGCCAAACACGTGGAGAAAGTGCGTATCAATCCGGGGAATTTCGTGGATAAACGGGCTACTTTTAAGACGCTGACTTATACGGATGAGGAATATGCCGCAGAGTTAGAGCGTTTGCGTGAAAAGTTCTCGGCATTTTTGAACGTGTGCCGGGAATACGGCACGGCGGTGCGGATTGGTACAAATCATGGTTCCTTGTCTGATCGAATCATGAGTCGTTATGGAAATACACCAGCGGGGATGGTGGAGGCCACCATGGAATACCTGCGGGTGTGCCGGGACGAGAAATTTGATGATGTGGTGATTTCCTTAAAATCGAGCGATTGCCGGGTGATGGTTGAGGCGGTACGTTTGCTTGTGAAGGAGATGGAGAAAGAGGGGATGGATTACCCGTTGCATCTGGGAGTGACGGAAGCCGGAGAAGGAGAGGACGGAAGAATTCGGTCAGCCGTGGGTATTGGTACTTTATTAAATGAAGGATTAGGCGATACGATCCGAGTGTCCTTGACGGAAGAACCGGAACAGGAGATTCCCGTGGCGAATCTTTTAAATGAGATCTGTTGTTTACAGGATTTGAAAACGGAACCGATGCATTTGGAAGGGCGTTACTCTCATCCTGTAATTATTGCGGACATATCTAAGGTGGAATGTCTTGATGAGGCTGTGATGGCCGGTCTGGATTTTCACGTGGCGACAGAGAATGATCCCGTGTATGGTGATATGTTGAAAGGTGGGATGCGGGCTCCGGAGATGATCTACACGGAGGCTTTGGGACCGGAGTTGACGAAATTACCGGATTCCGTGACTGTGGTCGTTCCTTTTGATAGTCTGGATATTGCCCATGTGTATAACCGTAAGGCGGTCGCCTTGATTGATGCTAAAGATTTCGTTCGGTTATCGAAACCCGTGGAGGGGGACAGTATTTTCGTGGAAGTACGTGACGGAGAAATGATAAATACCGAGCTTGCCGGAAAGTTGGAACGGGAGAAAAATGCGATCGTGGTGTTGAAGCCAGACCATCCCTCCTGTGCCTTGTTCCGTTTGTACTTGGGAGAGCTGAAACGTTTAGGGATAATGAACCGGGTAATTGTACGGGCCACGCTTGACGAGTCGGATTCCAACAGGTTGAGTTTGTGGATGGCTGCTCATCTGGGGGGGATATTCCTTGACAGATTGGTTTATGGTTTGTGGTTGTCATGTCCCGGTATTCCGGATATGTTCTATGGGGTACATTTGAGTCAGGATATATTGCAATCGGCAGGAGTGCGTCGTTATAAAACAGAGTTTATCAGTTGTCCCGGATGTGGGCGAACATTATATAATTTGCAGGAGTCCGTGGCGAAAGTAAAGAAAGCATTTGCTCATCTAAGTCGTTTGAAGATTGCCGTGATGGGGTGTGTCGTGAACGGGCCCGGTGAAATGGGGGATGCGGACTACGGTTACGTGGGTGCCGGAAATGGGAAGGTGAATCTGTTCCGGGGGAAAGAGATGGTGCGTGTGGCCGTGCCGGAGGAGGAAGCCATTGAGGCATTGAAACAATTAATAAAAGAGAACGGAGATTGGAATGACTGA
- a CDS encoding cysteine dioxygenase, translating into MNKILQEDFDLAPCMVAGYESFMNGLLNIVHSGPICESVGEQIKSYVLDFVQNHPLDSFDRFSDETYMRNYIGRDTESGWEAIVMSWKKGNRTAIHAHPQFAGYTFADGEFLVEVFEPFKEGIRLVQEMTISDIHGLYAIGEAGKFNNHIHRITCLSDMAHSLHVYSDDALKGEKLDGRIVY; encoded by the coding sequence ATGAATAAGATATTGCAAGAAGATTTTGACTTGGCTCCATGTATGGTTGCCGGATATGAAAGTTTTATGAATGGTTTGTTGAATATCGTGCATTCCGGGCCGATCTGCGAGAGCGTGGGTGAACAGATCAAGTCGTATGTGCTGGATTTTGTTCAAAATCACCCATTGGATTCTTTTGATCGCTTTTCGGATGAGACCTATATGCGGAATTATATCGGCCGGGATACGGAATCCGGCTGGGAGGCTATCGTGATGTCGTGGAAGAAAGGAAACCGTACGGCCATTCATGCTCATCCTCAATTTGCTGGTTACACGTTTGCCGATGGGGAGTTCTTGGTTGAGGTTTTTGAACCTTTTAAAGAGGGGATTCGTCTGGTTCAAGAGATGACAATTAGCGATATTCACGGGTTATATGCTATCGGTGAGGCTGGTAAATTCAACAATCATATTCACCGGATTACCTGTTTAAGCGATATGGCCCACAGTTTACACGTGTATTCGGATGATGCGTTGAAAGGGGAGAAGCTGGACGGACGAATAGTGTATTAA
- a CDS encoding 4Fe-4S binding protein, protein MQIKSIQPVYFSPTHTSAKIVTTIAEGMNIIVNKEIDLTYPSTNQKTLPSDTLAIIGVPTYAGRVAPTALERLQKIKGDNTPAIIVVLYGNRDYEDALLELRNTAKQLGFVPIAGGAFIGEHSYSTEEFPTAAGRPDVSDIQIAAEFGKNIIKQLYQYTDIKKLPVLDVKGNFPYKENKPRTPATPITIDELCTQCQYCIEICPVETIELKEEIVSDPEVCIKCCACVKECPNGARVFNTPFSEFLFKNFHDRKEPELFDLTR, encoded by the coding sequence ATGCAAATAAAAAGTATTCAACCCGTATATTTTTCACCGACTCATACCTCTGCAAAAATCGTTACGACGATTGCAGAAGGAATGAATATTATAGTAAATAAAGAGATTGATTTAACTTATCCGTCCACAAATCAAAAAACATTGCCATCAGACACGCTTGCAATTATTGGTGTGCCAACCTATGCGGGAAGAGTAGCCCCGACGGCATTGGAAAGACTACAAAAAATAAAAGGAGACAACACCCCGGCTATCATTGTTGTTCTTTATGGAAATCGGGATTACGAGGACGCCTTACTTGAATTACGGAACACCGCAAAACAACTGGGTTTTGTCCCTATTGCCGGTGGAGCCTTTATCGGGGAACACTCGTATAGCACGGAGGAATTCCCCACGGCAGCCGGACGCCCCGATGTGTCCGACATACAAATAGCGGCCGAATTCGGGAAGAATATTATAAAGCAACTATATCAATATACTGACATAAAAAAATTGCCGGTTTTAGATGTGAAAGGAAATTTCCCATATAAAGAGAATAAACCTAGAACTCCGGCAACCCCGATCACCATTGACGAACTATGTACACAATGTCAATATTGTATCGAAATTTGTCCCGTTGAAACCATTGAATTGAAAGAAGAGATCGTAAGCGATCCCGAAGTTTGTATTAAATGTTGCGCTTGCGTGAAAGAATGTCCTAACGGAGCCAGAGTTTTCAACACTCCTTTTTCAGAGTTTCTCTTCAAGAACTTCCATGATAGAAAAGAACCGGAACTTTTCGACCTAACACGCTAA
- a CDS encoding FecR family protein translates to MEIDDNIFQAIQACWTGKASPEQIELVRDWLDTSPKNQDLFERLSKTHYQLAHAQTWKRINSLQGKEKLNFRLKKQKKSFHWKYLVSGVAAACLILFAVTRFIPHEPVPEKTILDLAQVKSGSPKATLIFDNGKKIQLNADDTFEIKIKNTIVKDGENTGLKYELSDSLSTRETDETVEYNTLVVSRGGEYILTLSDGTKVWLNSETELKYPVRFSGNTREVSVKGEAYFEVKRDTLHPFIVHTPYSDTKVLGTSFNVSAYEDETTTAITLVSGKVEVYYQHEKCILKPGWQAIAKNKSGTLETQKVDVTDYVSWKDGMFEFNDMPLEQLVSQLSRWYDVDFFFANSKIRNFKFTGAIKRSNTLLFMLQFIEKTSNVYFKVNGNVIQIYEK, encoded by the coding sequence ATGGAAATAGATGACAACATATTTCAAGCTATTCAAGCCTGTTGGACAGGAAAAGCCTCTCCGGAACAGATAGAACTTGTTCGGGACTGGCTCGATACGAGCCCTAAAAATCAAGATCTATTTGAAAGGTTAAGCAAGACTCATTACCAGCTCGCACACGCCCAGACATGGAAACGCATCAATTCCCTGCAAGGAAAAGAAAAATTGAATTTCCGGCTGAAAAAACAAAAGAAATCCTTCCATTGGAAATACCTTGTATCCGGTGTTGCAGCCGCTTGCTTAATTCTTTTTGCAGTAACAAGATTCATTCCTCACGAACCCGTCCCGGAAAAAACGATCCTCGACTTGGCTCAAGTGAAAAGCGGTAGTCCTAAAGCCACCTTGATCTTTGACAATGGGAAAAAGATTCAATTAAATGCTGATGATACCTTCGAAATAAAAATCAAAAACACCATCGTGAAAGATGGTGAAAACACCGGACTAAAATACGAGCTTAGTGACTCTCTTTCAACACGAGAAACGGATGAAACCGTCGAGTACAACACACTTGTTGTCTCCCGCGGAGGAGAATACATCCTTACACTCTCGGATGGAACCAAGGTATGGCTAAACTCCGAAACCGAACTAAAATACCCCGTCCGGTTCTCGGGTAACACGAGAGAGGTCAGCGTGAAAGGAGAAGCCTATTTTGAAGTAAAACGGGACACTCTCCACCCCTTTATCGTCCACACCCCGTACTCCGACACGAAAGTTCTCGGAACTTCGTTTAATGTCAGCGCCTACGAGGATGAAACGACCACAGCTATAACTCTCGTGAGTGGGAAAGTAGAGGTGTACTATCAACATGAAAAATGTATTCTAAAACCGGGATGGCAGGCCATCGCAAAGAATAAATCCGGGACGCTGGAAACACAGAAAGTAGATGTCACGGACTATGTCTCTTGGAAAGACGGGATGTTCGAATTCAACGATATGCCCCTGGAACAACTTGTATCACAGTTAAGCCGCTGGTACGACGTGGACTTCTTCTTCGCAAACAGCAAGATACGTAATTTCAAATTCACGGGTGCCATCAAACGAAGCAACACCCTGTTATTCATGCTTCAATTTATTGAAAAAACATCTAATGTTTATTTTAAAGTGAATGGAAATGTAATCCAGATATACGAGAAATAA
- a CDS encoding RNA polymerase sigma factor, with protein sequence MSVNDAQIIALLQAGKRQGMNALFDRYYKPLVVFADDLLHDLPEAEDTVLEQFVKLWEKELYEHIHPNALSTFLFTIVKNACMNQIAKKGLPTEQLDLPHYAIAQEESYLLDETVIETILAAVRKLPEKTQQVVQSVMCQGHSYQETADELEVSINTVKTLLKAGMRELRSELEEYKKMFLLFMLYPQNFQ encoded by the coding sequence ATGAGCGTCAATGATGCACAAATAATAGCTTTGCTACAAGCCGGCAAAAGACAAGGTATGAATGCTCTGTTTGACAGGTATTACAAACCTTTAGTTGTGTTCGCCGATGACCTACTCCATGATCTACCGGAAGCTGAGGACACGGTACTGGAGCAATTCGTGAAACTATGGGAAAAAGAACTTTATGAACATATCCATCCAAACGCTTTGTCAACATTCCTTTTCACGATCGTGAAAAATGCCTGTATGAACCAGATTGCCAAAAAAGGATTACCCACGGAGCAATTAGATTTACCTCATTACGCCATAGCTCAAGAGGAATCCTATCTACTGGATGAAACCGTCATCGAAACCATTTTGGCTGCCGTCCGGAAACTTCCTGAAAAGACACAACAAGTCGTCCAATCTGTCATGTGTCAAGGACATTCCTATCAAGAGACTGCGGATGAGCTGGAAGTATCCATTAATACCGTGAAAACATTACTAAAAGCCGGAATGAGAGAATTACGATCAGAATTAGAAGAATACAAGAAAATGTTCTTGCTTTTCATGTTATACCCCCAGAATTTTCAATAA
- a CDS encoding AAA family ATPase has product MDNKFVITIGRQFGSCGKEIGQELAKRFGITFYDKELISLASKESGLCQEFFEKADEKNSGNLLQAFAAGFTFGPFQYNDFLSNDKLFQIQSDVIRKVAGEHSCVIVGRCADYILRDNKRCINVFVHADMEKRVKTVMNRQHISEQEARELIRKMDKTRPNYYNFYSDKEWGVASSYHLSVDSGLLGVHKTVDFIQKFVEEALKD; this is encoded by the coding sequence ATGGATAATAAATTTGTTATTACAATAGGCCGCCAATTCGGAAGTTGTGGCAAAGAGATTGGGCAGGAATTGGCAAAACGTTTCGGGATCACGTTCTACGACAAGGAATTAATTTCTTTGGCTTCGAAAGAAAGCGGTTTGTGCCAGGAGTTTTTCGAGAAAGCTGACGAAAAGAATTCCGGAAACTTGTTACAGGCTTTTGCCGCCGGATTTACCTTCGGGCCTTTCCAGTACAATGATTTTCTTTCTAACGATAAGCTTTTTCAAATCCAGTCGGATGTGATTCGTAAGGTGGCCGGGGAACATTCCTGCGTGATCGTGGGACGTTGTGCCGATTACATCTTACGTGACAATAAGCGTTGTATCAACGTGTTTGTTCATGCAGATATGGAAAAGCGCGTGAAGACCGTGATGAATCGTCAGCATATATCGGAACAGGAAGCCCGTGAGTTGATTCGTAAGATGGATAAAACCCGTCCGAATTATTATAATTTTTACTCGGACAAGGAGTGGGGCGTGGCATCATCTTACCATTTGTCTGTTGATTCGGGTCTATTAGGAGTACACAAAACGGTGGATTTCATCCAAAAGTTTGTGGAAGAAGCACTAAAAGACTGA
- a CDS encoding TlpA family protein disulfide reductase — MKTIFVTLLAFTLLLLSCIKDEKEDVINYIEENDKLPEFTVKSPTGEELHSDDLSGNTTLLVFFVTTCGDCKRELPKIDSVWNEMKDHPTFRLVTISRGETTEVVNAFWKEQNFTMPFYLDPNEKVFSLFANSTIPRVYLVNRENIVTWMAVEQMSLSAKQLIGKIEQIM; from the coding sequence ATGAAAACAATATTCGTCACGTTACTCGCGTTTACATTACTTCTTCTTTCTTGTATTAAAGACGAAAAAGAAGATGTCATAAATTATATCGAAGAAAACGACAAATTACCGGAATTCACCGTGAAAAGCCCGACCGGGGAAGAACTTCATAGTGACGATTTATCGGGAAACACAACCCTATTAGTTTTCTTCGTTACCACCTGTGGCGATTGCAAGCGGGAACTCCCGAAGATTGACAGCGTATGGAATGAAATGAAAGACCATCCCACCTTCCGACTCGTCACCATCTCCCGCGGGGAAACAACCGAAGTCGTCAACGCTTTCTGGAAAGAACAAAACTTTACCATGCCGTTCTATCTTGACCCGAACGAAAAAGTCTTTTCCCTTTTTGCCAATAGCACCATTCCCCGTGTCTATCTCGTCAACCGGGAAAACATCGTGACCTGGATGGCCGTAGAACAAATGAGTCTCTCCGCTAAGCAGCTAATCGGAAAAATAGAACAAATCATGTGA
- a CDS encoding MFS transporter: MTTKKKEKVKFSKAFWVANTVELLERAAYYGVFVVITLYLSNVLGFTDIQAATIAGVFSACLYLLPTFSGALADKIGFRKSMLLAFTLLSLGYLGLGLFPNFLASTGLVEYGYVTKFTGLQESGYRYGIIPIMILIIVGGSFIKSVISGTVAKETDEKSRARGFAIFYGMVNIGAFSGKVLVTPLRDAMGHEGMIVLNYFSAGMTFLALIAIYLFYKSDKHAGEGKTFGQIWTALVKVCTNGRLIVLILIITGFWMVQHQLYATMPKYVTRLAGEASAIGWYANVNPLVVVLTVNLVTSLMRKKSALFSMTCGMFIMPISALCMASGNMLGGGEILGLHPVAFMMIVGIVFQGLAEVFISPRFLEYFSLQAPKGEEGMYLGFSHLHSFLSSIFGFGLSGFLLSKYCPARELFSSEADWEAASANAHYIWYYFAAIALVSAVALIIYGNVVRRLDAKKAAVTQ, from the coding sequence GTGACAACAAAAAAGAAAGAAAAAGTAAAGTTTAGTAAAGCGTTTTGGGTTGCCAACACGGTAGAATTGTTAGAGCGTGCCGCTTATTATGGGGTGTTCGTCGTGATCACGTTATATTTGAGTAATGTCTTGGGATTCACGGATATTCAGGCGGCCACGATTGCGGGAGTTTTTTCCGCTTGTTTGTATTTATTGCCGACATTTTCGGGTGCGCTTGCCGATAAGATCGGTTTTCGTAAGTCGATGTTATTGGCGTTTACCTTGTTGTCGTTAGGTTATCTGGGATTGGGATTATTCCCGAATTTTTTGGCCTCGACGGGATTGGTTGAGTATGGTTACGTGACGAAGTTCACGGGATTACAAGAAAGCGGTTATCGCTACGGGATTATCCCGATCATGATCCTGATTATCGTGGGGGGATCGTTCATTAAAAGCGTGATTTCCGGTACGGTGGCCAAAGAAACGGATGAGAAAAGTCGGGCGAGAGGATTTGCTATTTTTTACGGGATGGTAAATATCGGAGCTTTCTCCGGGAAGGTTCTTGTCACCCCGTTGCGTGATGCCATGGGGCATGAGGGGATGATCGTGTTGAATTATTTCTCTGCGGGAATGACGTTCCTTGCGTTGATTGCGATTTATTTGTTTTACAAGAGTGATAAACACGCCGGGGAAGGAAAGACTTTCGGGCAGATATGGACGGCTTTGGTGAAAGTGTGTACTAACGGACGGTTGATTGTTTTAATCTTGATTATTACCGGGTTCTGGATGGTGCAACATCAGTTGTATGCCACGATGCCGAAATACGTGACCCGTTTGGCGGGAGAGGCAAGTGCCATTGGTTGGTATGCTAACGTGAATCCTTTGGTGGTTGTGTTGACCGTGAATTTGGTGACTTCGCTGATGCGTAAAAAGTCAGCTTTGTTCTCTATGACCTGTGGTATGTTTATTATGCCGATCTCGGCTTTGTGTATGGCCTCTGGGAATATGTTGGGCGGTGGTGAGATTCTTGGATTGCATCCGGTGGCCTTCATGATGATCGTGGGGATCGTGTTCCAGGGATTGGCAGAAGTGTTTATTTCTCCTCGTTTTTTGGAATATTTCTCTTTACAAGCACCAAAGGGAGAAGAGGGAATGTATTTGGGTTTTAGTCATCTACACTCCTTTTTGTCATCCATTTTCGGGTTCGGGTTGTCTGGATTCTTATTGAGTAAATATTGTCCGGCTCGTGAATTATTTAGTAGCGAGGCCGATTGGGAGGCTGCCTCTGCAAATGCGCATTACATCTGGTATTACTTTGCGGCAATTGCTTTGGTGTCAGCTGTGGCTCTGATTATTTATGGAAACGTAGTACGCCGGTTGGATGCGAAGAAGGCGGCAGTAACACAGTAA
- a CDS encoding AMP-dependent synthetase/ligase, which yields MKTVIDLFERSCEKFPDNPYLWEKKNGKFAATSYMEVKREVLNFAGALCQLGMDREDRIALLSEGCNAWVYSELGMLYAGGVNVPLSIKLTDNEIVFRVEHSQARFLIVSANFLNRVRGIEGRIGGVEKIIVIHSDINEGKYVSFELLQREGEIWRGEHKELLNDRIRAVTEDDLVNISYTSGTTAEPKGIMLSHRNYVTNVLQSDSLIQIPAYYRILLFLPWDHSFAHTVGLYSFMYNGASLVSVDYGRSGMEYLRNIPENLQEVKPHILLSVPALAKNFRKNIEAGIKAKGRFTDRFYHLGLKIAYTYNGFGDDRGRGWKVLLKPWVKLWDALLFSKLRKQVFGGNLRFFVGGGALLDIELQRYYAALGIPMFQGYGLSEASPVISSNTPGRYRFGSSGILVKPIDLKVCDEEGQELPQGQKGELWIKGGNVMAGYWRNEKSTAETIVDGWLHTGDLGYLHPDGWLYVLGRFKSLLIANDGEKYSPEGIEETIAEQSKYIDYCILYNNQSPYTAGLIVPNKMALREYIEKQDVESDSMDAYRVMLKKIQSELMAYRVGGKHAHLFPERWLPAVVAVLPEALNEQNGMINSTMKVVRAKVYDRFKEEIDYLYTPEGKEITNKRNLQNLKQLIS from the coding sequence ATGAAGACGGTTATAGATTTATTTGAAAGAAGTTGCGAAAAGTTTCCGGATAATCCTTATTTATGGGAAAAGAAAAACGGGAAATTTGCGGCTACATCATATATGGAGGTAAAGCGAGAAGTATTGAACTTCGCGGGAGCTTTGTGCCAATTGGGAATGGATAGGGAAGACCGGATTGCATTGTTAAGCGAAGGCTGTAATGCTTGGGTGTACTCGGAATTGGGGATGTTATACGCCGGAGGCGTGAATGTACCGCTATCCATTAAGTTGACGGATAACGAAATTGTTTTTCGGGTGGAACACTCTCAAGCTCGTTTTTTGATTGTGTCCGCAAACTTTTTGAATCGAGTTCGGGGAATTGAGGGGCGAATCGGAGGGGTGGAAAAGATTATAGTGATACATTCAGATATAAATGAAGGTAAATACGTATCCTTTGAGTTATTACAACGAGAAGGGGAGATTTGGCGGGGAGAACACAAGGAGTTACTGAATGACCGGATTCGTGCCGTGACGGAGGATGATCTGGTAAATATTTCTTATACTTCGGGGACGACGGCTGAGCCTAAAGGAATCATGTTGTCCCACCGGAATTATGTGACGAACGTGTTGCAATCAGATTCCTTGATACAAATTCCGGCATATTATCGGATATTATTGTTTTTACCATGGGATCATAGTTTTGCCCATACGGTAGGGCTTTACTCTTTTATGTATAACGGGGCCTCGCTGGTTTCTGTCGATTACGGGCGGTCGGGAATGGAGTATTTGCGTAATATCCCGGAGAATCTGCAGGAAGTGAAGCCTCATATATTATTGAGCGTACCTGCCTTGGCGAAAAATTTTCGAAAGAATATTGAGGCGGGGATCAAAGCGAAAGGACGTTTTACGGATAGATTTTATCATCTGGGATTGAAGATTGCTTATACATATAATGGTTTTGGGGACGATCGAGGACGGGGATGGAAGGTGTTGCTGAAACCTTGGGTGAAGTTATGGGATGCCCTCTTGTTCTCGAAACTTCGGAAGCAGGTATTTGGTGGAAACCTTCGTTTTTTTGTGGGAGGTGGAGCCTTGCTGGATATTGAATTGCAGCGTTACTATGCGGCTTTGGGAATTCCGATGTTTCAAGGGTATGGGTTATCGGAGGCTTCTCCCGTGATCAGTTCGAACACCCCCGGACGTTATCGTTTCGGTTCTTCCGGGATATTGGTAAAACCGATTGATTTGAAAGTTTGTGATGAGGAAGGACAGGAATTACCCCAAGGGCAAAAAGGGGAGTTGTGGATAAAAGGAGGAAACGTGATGGCTGGATACTGGAGAAACGAGAAGAGTACGGCCGAGACGATCGTGGACGGTTGGCTGCATACTGGCGATTTGGGGTATCTGCACCCCGATGGTTGGTTGTACGTGCTGGGGCGTTTCAAATCCTTACTGATTGCGAATGACGGGGAGAAATACAGCCCGGAAGGAATCGAGGAGACCATTGCCGAACAGTCGAAATATATAGATTATTGTATATTATATAATAATCAATCCCCGTATACGGCCGGGTTGATTGTCCCGAATAAAATGGCGTTACGGGAGTATATCGAGAAACAGGATGTTGAATCGGATTCTATGGATGCCTACCGGGTTATGTTGAAAAAGATCCAGAGTGAACTGATGGCTTACCGGGTTGGCGGAAAACACGCTCATTTATTTCCGGAAAGGTGGCTGCCTGCCGTCGTAGCCGTGTTGCCGGAGGCGCTGAATGAACAGAATGGCATGATAAATTCGACCATGAAAGTCGTAAGAGCTAAAGTTTATGACCGATTTAAAGAAGAAATCGATTATCTTTACACCCCGGAAGGAAAAGAAATTACTAATAAGCGTAACCTTCAGAATTTAAAGCAATTAATATCTTGA